One window of Paenibacillus albicereus genomic DNA carries:
- a CDS encoding GAF domain-containing protein, which yields MTEGEKGGQEELERLRRELGCDVAVAGVAAQGGGLRWKAASGAASDRYRIMAERPGRGLAGTVLKVGRPMALQAAELRAGRQLQDYPLLIAEGLCSAYAVPLLASARPSGVLLIGSRSPKAFADADRLAAQAAARRLEAIMVGGLGSRRDRDGGREPRAAEMAPGAGKPPGGPL from the coding sequence ATGACGGAGGGGGAAAAGGGCGGCCAGGAGGAACTGGAGCGGCTGCGCCGCGAGCTCGGCTGCGACGTGGCGGTCGCGGGGGTCGCTGCGCAGGGAGGCGGGCTGCGCTGGAAGGCGGCGTCCGGAGCGGCGAGCGACCGCTACCGCATCATGGCGGAGCGGCCGGGCCGGGGGCTGGCCGGCACCGTGCTGAAGGTAGGCCGGCCGATGGCGCTGCAGGCGGCGGAGCTGCGGGCCGGGCGGCAGCTGCAGGACTATCCGCTGCTCATCGCGGAAGGCCTCTGCTCGGCGTATGCGGTGCCGCTGCTGGCCAGCGCCAGGCCGAGCGGCGTGCTGCTTATCGGCAGCCGCAGTCCGAAAGCGTTTGCCGATGCGGATCGGCTCGCGGCGCAAGCGGCGGCGAGGCGGCTGGAGGCGATCATGGTCGGCGGCCTTGGCAGCCGGCGCGACCGGGACGGCGGCCGCGAGCCGCGCGCGGCGGAGATGGCGCCGGGGGCGGGCAAGCCGCCGGGCGGACCGCTGTGA
- a CDS encoding response regulator has translation MIQVLIVDDHAVVRSGLVQLMDGRDGLTAAGEAADGDEAIAKALELRPDVVLMDLSMPHGKDGLSATSELKKRLPDVAVLILTMHDDEEYLFRAIHAGASGYILKSAPYEELLGAVRHVAAGQAYLSPSATKRLMSDYLDKARSGDYAGSFESLSDREREILAKVAQGYSNKEIAEQLFISVKTVESHKSNLMEKLDLRTRPDLVRYAAKKGLLNFD, from the coding sequence TTGATACAGGTATTGATCGTCGACGATCATGCGGTCGTCCGGTCCGGACTCGTCCAGCTGATGGACGGCCGGGACGGGCTGACGGCGGCGGGCGAGGCGGCGGACGGGGACGAGGCGATCGCGAAGGCGCTGGAGCTGCGGCCGGATGTCGTGCTGATGGATCTCAGCATGCCGCACGGCAAGGATGGGCTGAGCGCGACGTCGGAGCTCAAGAAGCGGCTGCCGGATGTCGCCGTGCTGATCCTGACGATGCATGACGACGAGGAGTATCTGTTCCGCGCGATCCATGCGGGGGCGTCGGGCTACATCTTGAAGAGCGCTCCTTATGAGGAGCTGCTCGGAGCGGTGCGCCATGTGGCGGCGGGGCAGGCCTATCTATCCCCGTCCGCGACGAAGCGGCTCATGAGCGACTATCTCGACAAGGCGCGCAGCGGAGACTATGCCGGCAGCTTCGAGTCGCTGTCCGACCGCGAGCGCGAGATTCTCGCCAAGGTGGCGCAGGGCTATTCCAACAAGGAGATCGCCGAGCAGCTGTTCATCAGCGTCAAGACGGTCGAGAGCCACAAGAGCAACCTGATGGAGAAGCTCGACTTGCGGACGAGGCCGGATCTGGTGAGATACGCGGCCAAGAAGGGACTGTTGAATTTTGACTGA
- a CDS encoding PAS domain-containing sensor histidine kinase: MDDPSFREQLRQSLRQLSDVKFALDEASIVAVTDAAGRIRYVNDRFCAISGYTREELLGQTHRIVKSGHHDGAFFRELWSRISSGQVWKGEIRNRSKTGRLYWVDTTIVPFADESGKPYQYLAIRHEVTELKETQDQLQQAMAGMMQIQEEERRRFSRELHDGIGQSLFSLKISLDRMLSEGADARLESLRTDVSQLMAEVRGMAWELRPSVLDDLGVVPALRTYIQNFERHYGIRVRFVSTLSRRPELGAETALYRVVQEALTNLAKYAGVSEASVILKEEEDGRLEAAVSDEGVGFEPQQPHSGGVGLFSMEERARAAGGSLEVRSAPGRGTVVKLTLPAKRRQP; the protein is encoded by the coding sequence ATGGACGACCCGTCGTTCCGCGAGCAGCTGCGCCAGTCGCTGCGGCAGCTGTCCGACGTCAAGTTCGCGCTGGACGAGGCGTCGATCGTCGCGGTCACCGACGCGGCGGGCCGCATCCGCTACGTCAATGACCGCTTCTGCGCGATCTCGGGCTACACGCGCGAGGAGCTGCTCGGACAGACGCACCGGATCGTCAAGTCCGGGCATCATGACGGGGCTTTTTTCCGCGAGCTGTGGAGCCGCATCTCTTCTGGACAAGTGTGGAAGGGCGAGATTCGCAATCGCTCCAAGACGGGCCGGCTCTACTGGGTGGACACGACGATCGTGCCATTCGCGGACGAGTCCGGCAAGCCGTATCAGTATCTGGCGATCCGCCACGAGGTGACGGAGCTCAAGGAGACGCAGGACCAGCTGCAGCAGGCGATGGCCGGCATGATGCAGATCCAGGAAGAGGAGCGGCGGCGTTTCTCGCGCGAGCTGCATGACGGCATCGGCCAAAGCCTGTTCTCGCTCAAGATATCGCTCGACCGCATGCTGTCGGAGGGGGCCGACGCGCGGCTCGAGTCGCTGCGGACCGACGTATCGCAGCTCATGGCGGAGGTGCGCGGCATGGCCTGGGAGCTGCGGCCGTCCGTCCTCGACGATCTCGGCGTCGTGCCGGCGCTTCGCACCTATATCCAGAACTTTGAGCGCCATTATGGCATCCGCGTCCGGTTCGTCTCGACGCTGTCCCGAAGGCCCGAGCTCGGAGCGGAGACGGCGCTGTACCGCGTCGTACAGGAGGCGCTGACGAATCTGGCCAAGTACGCCGGCGTATCCGAGGCGTCCGTCATCCTGAAGGAAGAGGAGGACGGCCGGCTGGAGGCGGCGGTCTCGGATGAGGGAGTCGGCTTCGAGCCGCAGCAGCCGCACAGCGGCGGCGTCGGGCTGTTCAGCATGGAGGAGCGCGCACGTGCGGCCGGAGGCTCGCTGGAGGTGCGCTCGGCCCCGGGCCGCGGCACCGTCGTGAAGCTGACGCTGCCGGCGAAGCGGAGGCAGCCGTAA